CGCGAACACCCTCGTGATGTACACGCTGAGCGTCGTCGCGATCTACGTGCTGCTGTACCGCCGAGCGAGGCGTTCGTGACGCGAAACGTCCGCCCCGCCGAAGATCGATCTTCGTAGTGTGAACGTTGACTTCGGAGGTTCGCTCGCAAATGCGTTTAGACTGTGCGCAATGAACGGCAGTGGACCCCTCGACCGCCTGCATGAAGTGCAGCAGCTCGACCTGCAACTCGACGAGTTGACGGCGGGCGAACGTGACGTGCCCGAGACGCTTCGCAGCGCCCGTGGCGAGCAAGAACGCATCAACAACGCGCTGGAGGACGCCGAAATCGAACTCGAAGGCGTCGAGAAGAACGTACGCCGCTTGGAAAGCGATCTCGCGACCACCAAAGACCAGCTCGCGCGCACGAGGGCCGAGCAGGACAAGAACGCGTTCGACGCCAAGGCGCAGGTGCAGTACCAAAACCGCATTCAGCAACTCGGCGACCGCGTGACGGAAACCGAGGAGGGTCTTTCGCCGCTGTACGAGCGCCGCAGCACCCTGGAGGCGACGCGTCAGGCCCTGCGCGGGCAGCACCGCGACCTCCGGCCGCGCATCGGAGCGCTGGAGCAAGACGACGAGGCGCGCGTGGGAGCGCTGCGCGAGCAGGCCCGCAAGATTCGCGAGGAGCGCGACCAGCTCGCGTCGGGCGTCGAGTCGCGCCTGCTCAAGGAGTACGAGCTGATTCGCAAGCAGAAGCGCGGTCTCGGCCTCGTGGAAGTGCAAGGCGGACGCTGCTCGGGCTGCAACATGCAATTGCCCGTGACGGTGCAACAACGCGCCGCGACGGGCAAGCTTCCGGCCGTGAAGTGCCCGTCGTGCGGACGGTTCTTGTACAAGCCGCACACTTGAGCGAACCCGACGTGACCGAGCGGGACGTGTGGAGCGCGTGGGCGGACGTTTGGCCCGCGCGTCGCCGCGAACGTGACGGCGTGGTGGACGAGGCGATCCTCGCGTTCGCGGCTCGGCACCTCGCGGGGCGCGTCCTCGACGCGGGATGCGGCGACGGCGCGTACACGTCGGCGCTTCGTGCGCGGAGCTTCGACGTCCTCGGCGTGGACGTCACGCCCGAGTTGCTGACGATCGCGCGCGCGCGGCACCCGGACCTTCGCTTCGAAGAGGCGAGCCTCGCGCGGCTTCCCTTCTCGGACGCGGCCTTCGACTCGACCTTCTGCCTCACCGTGCTGGAGTGGGCGGCCGATCCCGTGGCGAGCTTGCGGGAATTGAGGCGCGTCACGGCGGGACCGCTCGTCTTGGGAGTGTTGGGAGCGGGCAACCGCACGCGAGACGTGCATCTCGCCCGCTTTTGGGGCGGGTCGCCCATGAACGGCTTGCTGCCGTGGGAGTTGAAGCTGTTGTGCGAACGCGAGGAGCTTGGCGTCAAGGACGAGCTCGGAGTGTCGAGAAGCGGCGTGGAGACGGGCGGGCGCGACGCGATGACCCGGGCGATGATCTGGCTGTTGGCGTGTGAGCCAAGCGGCGGATGACGGCGGACGCGCACCCGTGTTCTGCTGAGCGGATGCTCGATTTCGAAGCGATACGCGACGACTTGACGAGGGCGCTCGGCTCTTACCTGGACCGAGGACGGACGGACGGCGTCTTTCACGTGGCGCTCGGCGGACCGGGCAGCGTTCCCGACCTCGCGGATCTCGACGTGCCGGAAGTTCACCTCGACCTCCTGCCGAGCGACCTGGCGCAGCCTCAGGCGGCGGCGTTGCAAGCGCTCGGATACGCGGCGAGCGGCGAGCGGACGTGGACTCATCGCGGCGGATGGCGGCTCGTCGTGTGCGAACACGACAGCGCTTGGCGGATACGCCAGGCGGCCTTGCGTCAATTGCTGATGCAGGACGAACAAGCGGCGATCGAGTACCGCGCGTCGTTCGGGCAGGTCGGACGCGAAGCGGCAGACGAGGCGTTCGAGGCGGCGGCGACGAAGTACCTCGCGCGCACGGCCGCCTTTCAGCCCGCCGAGTTCGTCGCGCGCGAGCTCTCGGACATCGGCCTGCCTTGGATGTTCGCCGGTGGGCTCGCGCTCGACTTGCACCTCGGGACGCTCACGCGTCCCCACGAGGACGTCGACGTCATCTTGCCGCGAGATCGTCAGGCCGAGGCGAGAAGGTACCTCGAAGCTCGCCGCTGGCGCCTCGACGCGTGCCGTGACGGAACGTACCGAGCTTGGACGGAGACGCTCGAACCGCCGCACTTCCAAGTGCACGCGCGGCGAGCGGACTTCACGGACGCGCTGCTGATCGACTTCATGTTCTCGAACTTGTCGGGCGACACGTGGCATTACCGCCGAGACGAAGGCGTGACGCGGCTCCTGAGCGAAGCGCGGCGCTTCACGTCGAGCGGCTTGCCGTACTTGGCGCCGGAACTCGTGCTGCTGTTCAAAAGCGGTTCCGGGAACCGCGCGGCGCGCGGAAAAGACCAGCGGGACTTCGAGCGCGTTCGGCCCGAGTTGAATGAAGAGGCGCGGCGTTGGCTGCGAAACGTCTTGGAAGCTCGGGCGCCCCGCCATCCATGGCTCGACGAGTTGTGAAGTATGCTGCCCCTCGGAGGGCCACCTTGACAACTACGACGCAACCCCAGGCTGTTCCGCTCGAGGAACTCGCGAGCTTGCCGACCTTCACCGGGTTCAGGTGTCGCGCGACACCCGGAGCGTGGCGTTCTACTGGGACAAGACCGGACGCTTCGAGCTGTACGTGATGAACTTGCGTTCGCGCGAACTTCGGCAAGTCACGAACGGCGAGGCGCCCAAAGCGCCTCGGGCGAACTTCGTGTGGTCGGCGGACGACCGCGCGTTGATCTTCAGCAAGGACCGCGACGGAGACGAGCGGCAAGCGCTGTTCGTCGCCAACGTCGAGACGGGTGAGGTTCGCGCCTTGCAGCACGACGAGACGGCAATGGACTACGCCTACGACGCGCATTCCGACGGGCGCCGAATTCTCGTGAACTCCACGCGCGAAGGGCAACTCGCGGTCTACACGTACGATCTGGCCGAGTCGAGCGCGAACGCGTGGACGCGCCTCACGAACTTCGCCGCGCCCGCCGTTCCCGGGGAGATCAGCCCGGACGGAACGCGCTTCACCTTCACCACGAACGAGACGGCGGACTTCAAGAACCGCGATGGGTACGTGGCCGCCATCGACGGCGGCCACGTTCGGCAAGTTTTTTCACGGGGCGTGGGCTCGCAGGACGCGGTCGGCGCTTGGCATCCCGGCGGGCGGCTCGTGGCGACGCGAACGGACGCCGACGGGGTGGGCCGCGTCGGCCTGCTGGACGTCGAAAGCGGCGAGACGCGGCCGTTGACGAGCGGCGCGAACGACGAGTCGGCGGGCCGCTTTTCGCCCAACGGCCGCTGGCTGAGCGTCTCGCGCAACCACGAGGCGTCCATGTTGCCCGTGCTGTACGACGTCGAGACGGGCGAGGAGCGCACGTTGCTGCTTCCGCCGGGCGTGGCCGTGGGCGCGCAATTCGTGCTGGGCGGCGACAAGCTGATCGTGTTGCACTCGGCTTCCAACCGCCGCGCCGAGTTGCTGCTGTACGACTTGGCGACGGACACCTTCGAGGTGCTGCTCGCGGCGGACTACGGTTCGATCGATCCGGACGTGTTCGTGGAGGCCGAGAGCGTGTGGTACGAATCGGAAGGCGGCGCCCGCGTCCACGCCCTGCTGCACGCGCCGCGCGGCGACGGGCCGTTTCCTGCGCTCGTGCACGTCCACGGCGGGCCGACCGCCCAGTTCTTCCGGGGATTCGATCTGCTGACGCAGTTTCTCGTCTCGCGCGGCTTCGTGGTCCTCTCGCCGAACATTCGCGGTTCGACCGGATACGGCGTGCCGTGGCGTGACGCGAACATCAAGGATTGGGGCGGCGACGACTTGGAGGATGTCGTGGCGGGCGCGCGCTTCTTGAAGTCGCGGCCGAACGTCGATTCCCAGCGCGTCGGCGTCTTCGGCGGAAGTTTCGGCGGGTACATGAGCTACTTCGCGGCCGTTCGCAAGCCCGACGAATTCAAGGTGAGCGTCCCGATCGTGGGCATCACGGACTTGCACCGTTTGTACGAGGACAACTCGCGCGTCATGCCGCAACTCGGATACTACTTCCGCTCCATGATGGGCGATCCCCTGGAGGACGCGGACTTGTGGCGCGACCGAAGCGCGATCACGCACGCGGCGAACCTCAAGGCGAAAATGCTGATTTTGCACGGCGCGAACGATCCGCGCTGTCCGTTGACGCAGGCGAGCGCCTTTCGCGAGAAGCTCGTGGAACTCGGGCGGCGCGAAGGCACGCGTCCCGACGACGACTTCGAGTACCACGTCTTCCACGACGAAGGGCACGGCTCGGGCGACATTCAAGGCAAGATTCGCGAGTACCGCCTGCTGGCGGACTTCCTGGAACGCCGATTGTGAACGAGGCAGGGCGGCGAGGTGAACGCCGCCCTGCCTCGCCCGCACGTCAAAAGCGCCGAAAGATCAGCACGCCCACGAGGACGATCAGCACGCCCACGACTCGCCCGGCGTTCAGTTCGTGCCTCGGCAAACCGAACAGGCCGAAGTGGTCGATGACGAGCGCGGCGACGAGTTGACCGACGATCACGAGGACCGACAGCAGCGCCACGCCGATTCGCGGCGCGGCGACGATGTTGAGAAACACGAACGAGGCGCCCATGAGGCCGCCGACCCAACCGCCGACGGGCAGTTCCGTGAGGCGCGCGAACGTCGGCAGCGGTGGGCGCACGATCAGCAGATACACCAGCAGCGCGGCGCCGCCCACGGCGAAGTTCGTGAAGGCCGCGAAGGCAGGATTGCCGAGCGACACGCCGAGGCGGGCGTTCACGGCCGTTTGGACGGGCGCGAGCGTCCCGGCGGTCACGGCGAGCAAGACGAACAGCCAGACCATACGGACCTCACGCACTTCCCACGAAGACGAACTTCAGCTTCTCAACGCGCCTTGAGCGGAGCTTCAAATCTCGACGCCCGCCTTTTGGAGTTCCTCGCGCCGCTCGTCGAAGCCGGGACGCCCCATCAGCGCGTAGGTGAGGACCTTGCCGAGTTCCACGCCCGGCTGGTCGAAGGCGTTGATGTTCAAAAGCTCGCCGTTCACGGCCGTCTGCAACATCAGCAGTTGCATCAGGAAGCCGAGGTTCTCGGCGTCGACGCGCGGCAGCGTGAGGGTGACGTTGGGTTGGCCCGCTTCGGCGAGCGCGTGGGCCGTCGCGACGAGTTCGGCGTTCATCAGCGTCTGGTACGGCTTGTGGCCGAGGTAGCTCATCTCGGGCTCGTTCGGCTCGGCGTTCGGAATCGTCGCCGCGCGGTCGGCCTGCTCGACTTTCACGAGCGTGACGATCTTGTCCTTGGGGCCTTCGCGGTACAGCTGCACTTGGCTGTGCTGATCGGTCGTGCCGACGGCCTTGACGGGCGTGGTGCCGACGCGCTCGCCGTCGCCGCGGCGGTGCTTGCCGAGGCTCTCGGCCCACAGTTGCGCGAACCAGTCGCTGAGGAAGCGCAGACGCGTCGAGTACGGCATGAACACGTTGATGTTGCGGCCCCGCTCGGCGAACAGGTGGTTGACGAGGGCGAGCTTGAGGACGTCGTTGTCGCTCGCGGGCGCGGCGAAGACGTCGTGGGCGCGCTTCGCGCCGTTCAGCAACGCTCGAACGTCGATGCCGCCGAGAGCGGCGGGCAGCAGACCGACCGCCGAGAACACGCTGAAGCGGCCACCGACGGTCGGGGGAACGGGCAGCGTCTCGTAACCTTCGCGCTGAGCGAGCGGACGCAAAATGCCCTTCTCGGGGTCGGTCGTCGCGACGATGTGGTCCTTGTAGTCGGCTCCGAGGGCGCCCGACAGCCACGCTTTGCACGACAGGTACGCCGCCATCGTCTCGGTCGTCGTTCCGCTCTTGGAGATGACGTTGACGAGCGTGCGGCGCGGATCGAGCACTTCCAAGAGCCCCGTGATGACGTCCCCGTCGACGTTGTCCACGAAGTGCACGCGCGCCGCGCTTCGCCTCCCGAGAAGGTTGAAGTACGGATGCTGCAGAGCCGTGACGAGGGTGAGGCCGCCGAGGCTGCTCCCGCCGATGCCGAGCACGACGACGTCGTCGAAGCGCCCTTGAGCGCGCTCGGCGATGCGAAGCACCTCCGGCAGCACGTCGCCCTGAGGCAGCGCCATCCAGCCGAGGTAGGCGTCGGTGCCCGACGCGAAGCGGGCTTGCACGGCGTCGCGGGCCGCTTCCAACTTCGCGGCGTGCGCGTTGAGTTCCGAGGCGAAGTCGAGGCCGTCGTTCCCGAGGCGAGCGCGGTCGACGTTGCGAAGATCGAGCATGATGTCCTCCCTGCCCGCGCCGAGTCGGCGCGAACCTCCCCAGTGTATGATGAGCCCGACTTTTCTCATGAGAAAGCGCACAAGTCACGGCGCATGGCGTGAACTTCGGCTCGCCGTGAGAATAAGCCTCAGATGCAAGGAGGACTCGCAATGAAGAAAGCTCTCGTACTTCTCGGACTCGTCACTCTCGGCGGCGCGGCGAGCGCGCAAACTTTGCAGGCGAATCTCGGCGCCACGTTCGGCGGCCTTGGTACGGGCGTGCACGTCGGCGTGTCGGTGTTGGACCTCGCGAACCTCGGCGGGCTCGCCCTCGACGGGCGCGTCTCCGGCGACTTCCGTCCGAACAGCACCTCCTTGAACGTCGACGCGCTCTTGAACTTCCCCACCGACGTCCTCAACTTGTACGGCGGCGTCGGCGTGTCGTACAACCTGTCGAGCAGCGTCCTCGGCTTCGGCCTCACGGGCGGCTTGAACTTCCCCGTCACCGAGAACATCGGCATCTACGGCGAAGGGGTCTTGCGTCTCAACGCCCCCACCTCGCTGCGGGCGGGCGTGACGTTCACGTTCTGATGTCCTGATTCTCCCGAAGGACCGGGGACGCAGCGAAACGCGCGTCCCCGGTCGTTTTTCGTTCAAGCTTTCGCGCTCGGTCGAGGCGGGACGGCGAGGTGTCGGTGGTCAAGACGTGAAGGTCGCGCCTCGTCGTCCCGCGGGCGTTTCATGCTCTCGCGGACTCCGGGTATGGTACGTTCCGGTCATGAAGCGCCTCGCCTTGGCGGCCCTGCTGCTCGTCAACGTCGGTCTCGCTCAGCGCGCGGACGTCTTCGAAAGCGCTCCAACGGCGAAGGATCTCGCGAGTCTGCTCGGCGTCGTCAAGGTGTTCAACGTGTTGCCGCCCGTGGGAGCCAAGGGGTACGCCGTCGTCATCTCAGGCGGTCCGTCGGCCAGCGGTCCCGATCGGCATGCCGGGCAGTCGGACGCGTCGACGTGGCGCGCGGCCTTGACGAACGGTCGATTGCGGATCCTCGTCGGCTTCGTCAACCTCGGCTGCGACAAAGGCCAAGTCAACGCTCGTCTGGAGCTGGCGGGAAGTGCCTGGGCGTCGTGCCTCAAGTTGCCTTCGGGAACGTCCGGTTCGACGGTTTCGACGTTCGGATCGCCCGCGCCGCGCGTCGTCCTCAAGCGGTGGACGAGGCTTGTCACGTTCACCGCCGTCTCGGACAGCGGCTCGGGCAGCGAGCACGACAAGAACGTGATCACGGTGGACGTGATCTTCACGTCCACCGTTCGGCCCGATCTCGAGAAATTGCCGCCCGTACCGCCCAAGACTCACACGCCTTGAGTCACAGCCCTTCTTCTTTCAGCCAGCGCGCCGCGTCGAGCGCGTGGTAGGTGAGGATGCCGTCGGCGCCCGCGCGGCGCATGCCGCCGAGAGTCTCGAGGACGACTTTGCGCTCGTCGACGTATCCTGCCAACGCGGCGGCCTTCACCATGGCGTACTCGCCGCTGACGTTGTACGCGACGACCGGCAGGTCGAAGGCGTCACGAACGACGCGCAGCACGTCGAGGTACGCGAGGGCGGGCTTCACCATCAGGAAGTCGGCGCCTTGCTCGACGTCGAGGCGTGATTCGCGCAGCGCTTCACGGTAGCTTCCGAGCGGGTCCATCTGGTACGTCTTCTTGTCGCCGCCGCGCGGCGCGGAGTCGAGCGCGTCGCGAAAGGGGCCGTAGTACCCGCTGGCGTACTTCGTGGAGTACGCCATGATGGCGACGTGCTGAAAACCCGCGTCGTCCAGGGCGGCGCGAATCGCGCCGATCCGGCCGTCCATCATGTCCGAGGGCGCGACGACGTCCGCGCCCGCCTGGGCTTGCGAGACGGCGATGCGCGCGAGGAGCTCGACCGTCTCGTCGTTGAGGATCTCGCCCGCGTCGGACAGCAAGCCGTCGTGGCCGTCGGTGGAGTACGGATCGAGGGCGATGTCGGTGACGACGGCGATGTGCGGAAACTCGCGCTTGAGCTCTCGGATGGCGCGTTGGAAGAGGCCATTGGGATTCGTGGCTTCCGTGCCGCGCTTGTCCTTTCGCTCGTCGGGAACGCGCGGAAACAAGGCGATGGAGGTCACGCCGAGGTTGGAGGCCGCTTCCGCTTCGCGCAGCAGTTCGCCGACCGAGAGGCGCGAGACGCCCGGCATGGAGCGGATGAACTCGCGGCCTTCGCCGTCGTGCACGAACAAAGGCAGGATGAGGTGCGACGGCGCGAGGTGCGCTTCGCGCAGAAAGGCGCGCAGGGCGGGCGTGCGGCGCAGGCGGCGCGGACGCTCGGACAAGTCCAGCAGGGAGGCGCGAGACGTGATGGTCATGAAGTTCAGGCTAGCGCACGGCCCGCTTCCTAAATGGATAGAAAGGGAACACATACGTGCTGCGAAATTTCTTACACTAATGTCGTGATCCAACGCCTCACGCCGTCTGTCCTTCCTTTGCTGCGCTCCGTGGAGGTCATACAAGATCGTTTCGGCGTGCGCGTCGAACGCGCTTTGTTGGACGGCGAGCCCGTGCTCGTCAAGACGCTCACGGCGGACTTTCCCGAGATGCGCGCGCGCTTTCACCGCGAAGGCG
This genomic window from Deinococcus yavapaiensis KR-236 contains:
- a CDS encoding zinc ribbon domain-containing protein — protein: MNGSGPLDRLHEVQQLDLQLDELTAGERDVPETLRSARGEQERINNALEDAEIELEGVEKNVRRLESDLATTKDQLARTRAEQDKNAFDAKAQVQYQNRIQQLGDRVTETEEGLSPLYERRSTLEATRQALRGQHRDLRPRIGALEQDDEARVGALREQARKIREERDQLASGVESRLLKEYELIRKQKRGLGLVEVQGGRCSGCNMQLPVTVQQRAATGKLPAVKCPSCGRFLYKPHT
- a CDS encoding class I SAM-dependent methyltransferase, whose translation is MSEPDVTERDVWSAWADVWPARRRERDGVVDEAILAFAARHLAGRVLDAGCGDGAYTSALRARSFDVLGVDVTPELLTIARARHPDLRFEEASLARLPFSDAAFDSTFCLTVLEWAADPVASLRELRRVTAGPLVLGVLGAGNRTRDVHLARFWGGSPMNGLLPWELKLLCEREELGVKDELGVSRSGVETGGRDAMTRAMIWLLACEPSGG
- a CDS encoding nucleotidyltransferase domain-containing protein; protein product: MLDFEAIRDDLTRALGSYLDRGRTDGVFHVALGGPGSVPDLADLDVPEVHLDLLPSDLAQPQAAALQALGYAASGERTWTHRGGWRLVVCEHDSAWRIRQAALRQLLMQDEQAAIEYRASFGQVGREAADEAFEAAATKYLARTAAFQPAEFVARELSDIGLPWMFAGGLALDLHLGTLTRPHEDVDVILPRDRQAEARRYLEARRWRLDACRDGTYRAWTETLEPPHFQVHARRADFTDALLIDFMFSNLSGDTWHYRRDEGVTRLLSEARRFTSSGLPYLAPELVLLFKSGSGNRAARGKDQRDFERVRPELNEEARRWLRNVLEARAPRHPWLDEL
- a CDS encoding S9 family peptidase; protein product: MAFYWDKTGRFELYVMNLRSRELRQVTNGEAPKAPRANFVWSADDRALIFSKDRDGDERQALFVANVETGEVRALQHDETAMDYAYDAHSDGRRILVNSTREGQLAVYTYDLAESSANAWTRLTNFAAPAVPGEISPDGTRFTFTTNETADFKNRDGYVAAIDGGHVRQVFSRGVGSQDAVGAWHPGGRLVATRTDADGVGRVGLLDVESGETRPLTSGANDESAGRFSPNGRWLSVSRNHEASMLPVLYDVETGEERTLLLPPGVAVGAQFVLGGDKLIVLHSASNRRAELLLYDLATDTFEVLLAADYGSIDPDVFVEAESVWYESEGGARVHALLHAPRGDGPFPALVHVHGGPTAQFFRGFDLLTQFLVSRGFVVLSPNIRGSTGYGVPWRDANIKDWGGDDLEDVVAGARFLKSRPNVDSQRVGVFGGSFGGYMSYFAAVRKPDEFKVSVPIVGITDLHRLYEDNSRVMPQLGYYFRSMMGDPLEDADLWRDRSAITHAANLKAKMLILHGANDPRCPLTQASAFREKLVELGRREGTRPDDDFEYHVFHDEGHGSGDIQGKIREYRLLADFLERRL
- a CDS encoding DMT family transporter; its protein translation is MVWLFVLLAVTAGTLAPVQTAVNARLGVSLGNPAFAAFTNFAVGGAALLVYLLIVRPPLPTFARLTELPVGGWVGGLMGASFVFLNIVAAPRIGVALLSVLVIVGQLVAALVIDHFGLFGLPRHELNAGRVVGVLIVLVGVLIFRRF
- a CDS encoding glucose-6-phosphate isomerase produces the protein MLDLRNVDRARLGNDGLDFASELNAHAAKLEAARDAVQARFASGTDAYLGWMALPQGDVLPEVLRIAERAQGRFDDVVVLGIGGSSLGGLTLVTALQHPYFNLLGRRSAARVHFVDNVDGDVITGLLEVLDPRRTLVNVISKSGTTTETMAAYLSCKAWLSGALGADYKDHIVATTDPEKGILRPLAQREGYETLPVPPTVGGRFSVFSAVGLLPAALGGIDVRALLNGAKRAHDVFAAPASDNDVLKLALVNHLFAERGRNINVFMPYSTRLRFLSDWFAQLWAESLGKHRRGDGERVGTTPVKAVGTTDQHSQVQLYREGPKDKIVTLVKVEQADRAATIPNAEPNEPEMSYLGHKPYQTLMNAELVATAHALAEAGQPNVTLTLPRVDAENLGFLMQLLMLQTAVNGELLNINAFDQPGVELGKVLTYALMGRPGFDERREELQKAGVEI
- the hemB gene encoding porphobilinogen synthase — protein: MTITSRASLLDLSERPRRLRRTPALRAFLREAHLAPSHLILPLFVHDGEGREFIRSMPGVSRLSVGELLREAEAASNLGVTSIALFPRVPDERKDKRGTEATNPNGLFQRAIRELKREFPHIAVVTDIALDPYSTDGHDGLLSDAGEILNDETVELLARIAVSQAQAGADVVAPSDMMDGRIGAIRAALDDAGFQHVAIMAYSTKYASGYYGPFRDALDSAPRGGDKKTYQMDPLGSYREALRESRLDVEQGADFLMVKPALAYLDVLRVVRDAFDLPVVAYNVSGEYAMVKAAALAGYVDERKVVLETLGGMRRAGADGILTYHALDAARWLKEEGL